The Paenibacillus sp. YPG26 genome includes a window with the following:
- a CDS encoding Gfo/Idh/MocA family oxidoreductase, translating into MKNIRVGIIGGGGIAGAHAKAYRKLPFVEIIAIADITPGRAEQFAEKYNLKDTRAFTDYKEMLKITELDAVSICTPNVSHHQISIDALRAGKQVLLEKPMSVTLAEAIDMVNVSKQTGGMLSIGFQPRYDPNMKLLKDIVSSGELGQIYYVETGGGRRRGMPGGTFINKKLAGAGAMADVGCYSLDLVLNTLNHPRPLTVSAFTTNHFGTNKRYHPEADKFEVEDFGVAMIRFENDMVLQFKISWAMHMDTLGPTMFLGTDGGLKVRPQGIGPWSGVWQGKVGSMQLFQDDNMGHLSRDILLKDDDINLFDEKVRDFAEAVRDGRPAPIPGEEILIQQAIIDGVLRSSQERKEVSIELPHHLTVPSQQA; encoded by the coding sequence ATGAAGAACATTAGAGTTGGAATCATCGGTGGTGGAGGAATTGCCGGTGCTCATGCCAAAGCCTACCGCAAGCTGCCGTTTGTCGAGATTATAGCCATTGCGGATATTACACCGGGCCGGGCCGAACAGTTCGCGGAGAAGTATAATCTCAAAGACACCCGCGCGTTTACCGATTACAAGGAAATGCTTAAGATAACCGAATTGGACGCGGTGAGCATTTGCACACCGAACGTATCCCACCATCAGATCTCTATAGATGCATTAAGGGCAGGCAAGCAGGTCCTGCTCGAGAAGCCAATGTCAGTCACGCTTGCCGAAGCAATTGATATGGTAAATGTGTCCAAGCAGACGGGAGGCATGCTCTCCATCGGATTCCAGCCAAGGTACGATCCCAACATGAAGCTGCTCAAGGATATTGTTAGCTCCGGAGAGCTCGGCCAGATCTATTATGTCGAGACAGGTGGAGGGCGGCGGCGGGGAATGCCGGGCGGTACATTCATCAACAAGAAGCTGGCAGGAGCGGGCGCCATGGCCGATGTTGGCTGCTACTCCCTGGATTTGGTACTGAATACACTGAATCATCCCAGACCGCTGACGGTATCTGCCTTCACCACCAATCACTTTGGAACTAACAAACGGTATCATCCGGAAGCTGACAAGTTTGAAGTGGAGGACTTCGGCGTTGCCATGATCCGGTTCGAGAATGATATGGTGCTTCAATTCAAAATATCTTGGGCCATGCACATGGATACTCTGGGGCCGACGATGTTCCTCGGTACCGATGGGGGCTTGAAAGTAAGGCCCCAAGGCATTGGGCCATGGTCAGGTGTATGGCAGGGCAAGGTAGGCTCCATGCAGCTGTTCCAAGACGATAACATGGGTCATTTATCAAGAGATATTCTTCTCAAGGACGATGATATCAATCTGTTCGACGAGAAGGTACGTGACTTTGCCGAGGCAGTCAGAGATGGCCGTCCAGCTCCAATTCCGGGAGAAGAGATTTTAATCCAGCAGGCCATTATTGACGGAGTACTTCGTTCCTCTCAGGAACGCAAGGAAGTTAGCATTGAGCTTCCACACCATCTGACTGTCCCATCACAGCAAGCATAA
- a CDS encoding PPK2 family polyphosphate kinase produces MDLKKYMIKPDDNFSLKNADPMDTGTFKSKEEAEAETQGLRKRLSELQDILYAEKKHSVLIILQGMDTSGKDGTIKHVFSGVNPQGFSVTSFKKPTAEEVSHDFLWRVHQHAPAKGYIAAFNRSQYEDVLVPWAHKTGTEEALKQRLKHIQHFEDMLTSEGTKIIKIFLHISKDKQLQKIHERMKEPRKFWKFDPTDLLEREYWNEYQQAYEEVFASTSTNQVPWYWIPANQKWFRNYLVLRILVQTLESLNLEYPLLQATQSEIARYMNEK; encoded by the coding sequence ATGGATCTCAAAAAGTACATGATCAAGCCTGATGATAATTTTTCACTAAAAAACGCTGATCCGATGGACACGGGCACCTTCAAAAGCAAGGAAGAGGCCGAGGCTGAGACTCAAGGTCTCCGCAAAAGGCTGAGCGAGCTTCAGGACATACTTTATGCAGAGAAAAAGCACTCGGTCCTTATTATTCTGCAGGGCATGGACACTAGCGGCAAGGACGGCACCATCAAGCACGTCTTCTCTGGTGTGAACCCGCAGGGGTTCAGTGTAACCAGCTTCAAGAAGCCTACCGCCGAGGAGGTCTCTCACGATTTCCTGTGGAGGGTTCACCAGCATGCACCAGCCAAAGGCTACATAGCCGCCTTCAATCGTTCCCAGTACGAGGACGTCCTCGTCCCCTGGGCACATAAGACAGGAACAGAGGAAGCGTTGAAGCAGCGGCTCAAGCATATTCAGCATTTCGAGGACATGCTTACGAGTGAAGGGACGAAGATCATCAAGATTTTCCTGCACATCTCAAAGGACAAGCAGCTGCAGAAAATTCATGAACGCATGAAAGAGCCCCGGAAGTTCTGGAAATTCGATCCGACAGATCTGCTGGAGCGTGAATACTGGAATGAGTACCAGCAGGCCTATGAAGAAGTCTTCGCATCCACAAGCACGAATCAGGTCCCTTGGTACTGGATTCCTGCCAACCAGAAATGGTTCCGGAACTATCTGGTCCTGCGGATTCTCGTGCAGACACTGGAAAGTCTTAATCTTGAATACCCGCTTCTTCAGGCTACCCAGTCTGAAATTGCCCGTTATATGAACGAGAAATAA
- the gntK gene encoding gluconokinase codes for MTLQHNEAVLGLDIGTTSLKAVLFGQRGVVLASSTIEYPLSHSKPDYAEQDPEQILQAVVKSIQRVQDQGRVKGYKIKAIGLSTAMHSLIAMDSSDNPLTKAIVWTDNRSLRQAEKLMQEHGGHEIYLRTGTPIHPMSPLSKILWMKEEAPQLFAKTRMFAGIKEFILHRLYGTYVSDYSIASATGLLHLETMDWDQGVLDLLGISKEQLPTLVPTTHVLTGMAPSYALEMGIPAETPFVVGASDGVLANLGVAATGPGEVAVTIGTSGAIRTVTDRPVTDEKGRTFCYAFADQKWVVGGPTNNGGIMLRWLRDQFATPEIEVAKKLGVDPYDLMIQYAEKVPAGSEGLLFLPFLTGERAPYWNANARGTFFGISLRHQREHFIRAVLEGVVLSIFSVGVALRELTGPAKEIIASGGFARSAVWRQILSDVMGKELLVPEVADASAMGAAVLALYATGDLDSLAEIRSWVRISHRHHPDLKNSEVYLELYYMYERLYMKLKDEFDIMAEFQRSGGFETTLD; via the coding sequence ATGACATTACAGCATAACGAAGCTGTACTTGGGCTAGATATCGGGACAACGAGTCTGAAGGCGGTTCTGTTCGGTCAGCGGGGAGTGGTACTTGCTTCAAGTACGATAGAATATCCGTTAAGTCATTCCAAACCGGATTATGCCGAGCAGGATCCCGAACAGATTCTGCAAGCGGTAGTGAAATCCATCCAGCGCGTGCAAGATCAAGGCAGGGTCAAAGGGTACAAGATCAAGGCAATCGGGCTTAGCACCGCCATGCACTCTCTGATCGCTATGGATTCTTCGGATAATCCGCTTACGAAAGCAATTGTCTGGACGGATAACCGCAGCTTGAGGCAGGCGGAGAAGCTGATGCAGGAGCACGGTGGGCATGAGATTTATCTGCGCACCGGCACGCCTATTCATCCTATGTCCCCTCTCTCCAAAATATTATGGATGAAAGAAGAAGCACCTCAGTTATTTGCGAAGACCAGAATGTTCGCTGGCATCAAAGAGTTCATCCTGCACAGACTCTATGGCACCTATGTCAGTGACTATTCGATCGCTTCCGCAACAGGTCTTCTGCACTTGGAGACCATGGATTGGGATCAGGGCGTGCTTGATCTGCTGGGCATCTCCAAGGAACAGCTTCCCACGCTTGTTCCCACAACCCATGTGCTCACCGGGATGGCTCCGTCATATGCGCTTGAGATGGGCATTCCTGCGGAAACTCCCTTTGTGGTTGGGGCGAGCGACGGGGTTCTGGCGAACCTGGGCGTGGCGGCCACAGGCCCGGGTGAAGTAGCGGTAACGATCGGGACCAGTGGAGCGATCCGGACGGTAACAGACAGACCGGTAACTGATGAGAAGGGCCGCACGTTCTGTTATGCTTTTGCTGATCAAAAATGGGTGGTTGGCGGACCGACGAATAACGGCGGGATCATGCTGCGCTGGCTGCGGGACCAGTTCGCCACACCGGAGATCGAGGTTGCGAAGAAGCTTGGTGTCGATCCTTACGATCTGATGATCCAATATGCGGAGAAGGTTCCGGCGGGATCAGAGGGGCTGCTGTTCCTCCCTTTCCTTACAGGGGAGAGGGCGCCTTACTGGAATGCCAATGCGAGAGGAACGTTCTTCGGAATCAGTCTCCGCCACCAGCGGGAGCACTTCATCCGGGCTGTTCTTGAAGGCGTTGTGCTAAGCATCTTCTCTGTGGGTGTCGCTCTTCGTGAGTTAACCGGACCGGCCAAAGAAATTATCGCCTCCGGCGGATTTGCCCGCTCTGCAGTATGGCGCCAGATTCTATCGGATGTAATGGGCAAGGAGCTGCTGGTTCCGGAAGTGGCGGACGCATCTGCCATGGGCGCGGCTGTCTTGGCCCTCTATGCGACAGGCGATCTGGACTCTCTAGCCGAGATTCGATCGTGGGTGCGAATATCCCATAGACACCATCCTGACCTCAAGAACAGCGAGGTCTATCTGGAGCTCTACTATATGTATGAGAGACTGTATATGAAGCTGAAGGATGAGTTCGATATCATGGCAGAATTCCAGCGCAGCGGAGGATTTGAGACCACGCTGGACTAA
- a CDS encoding AI-2E family transporter → MTFFKELFQVPGIRRFFALVFLIVVLYLFRSMLNLILITFIFTYLINRLHKFIIKSTEKTVRLNKTFTVASIYVVILSLMGYVIYKYSPVLVKEVNELVNQVISFYNKPPVDLPSNVIVDYLMDSLKKIDLASYVDKGLDFILKTVTDIGKWSLNLFIALILSLFFLLEKEKVVRFTSKFKESKAAYFFNELQYFGKKFVHSFGKIIEVQFLISLTNAILSTAFLWILGFPNLIALGVMIFLLGLVPVLGVFVSLIPLCAIAFKIGGITKIIYVLVMIVVLHAIEAYILNPKFMSSKTHLPIFYTFTILLVSEHFFGVWGLIVGVPVFMFFLDILEVPVGVGVQPALQAAVPVIEEEKPKSQHPPLD, encoded by the coding sequence ATGACTTTTTTTAAGGAGCTGTTTCAAGTTCCGGGAATCCGGAGATTTTTTGCGCTTGTGTTTCTGATCGTTGTACTGTACTTGTTCCGAAGTATGCTGAATCTAATTCTAATCACATTTATTTTCACTTACCTGATCAATCGGCTCCATAAATTTATCATTAAGAGCACGGAGAAGACGGTCCGGCTTAACAAGACCTTCACGGTCGCTTCCATCTATGTGGTCATCCTCTCATTAATGGGATACGTCATTTACAAATATTCACCTGTTCTGGTCAAAGAGGTTAACGAGCTTGTGAATCAGGTGATTTCCTTCTACAATAAGCCCCCAGTTGATCTTCCAAGCAATGTTATTGTGGACTATCTCATGGATTCGCTTAAGAAGATTGACCTGGCGAGTTATGTAGACAAAGGTTTGGACTTTATACTGAAGACGGTTACGGATATCGGGAAATGGAGCCTTAATCTGTTCATAGCCCTGATTCTGAGCTTGTTCTTCTTGCTGGAGAAGGAGAAGGTTGTCCGCTTCACCTCCAAATTCAAGGAGAGCAAGGCTGCTTACTTCTTCAATGAGCTTCAATATTTCGGCAAGAAGTTTGTTCACTCTTTCGGAAAAATTATCGAAGTGCAATTCCTGATTTCATTAACCAATGCCATTCTCTCCACTGCGTTTCTATGGATTCTCGGATTCCCGAATCTGATTGCGCTCGGAGTGATGATCTTCCTGCTTGGTCTGGTTCCCGTGCTGGGCGTATTCGTATCCCTCATTCCGCTGTGTGCGATTGCCTTCAAGATCGGCGGTATAACGAAGATCATCTATGTACTGGTCATGATAGTGGTACTGCATGCTATAGAGGCGTATATTCTAAATCCCAAATTCATGTCCTCCAAGACGCATTTGCCGATATTTTATACCTTTACGATTCTGCTCGTCTCCGAACACTTCTTTGGGGTATGGGGCCTCATCGTAGGTGTGCCTGTATTCATGTTCTTCCTGGATATACTGGAGGTCCCGGTAGGCGTCGGGGTACAACCTGCGCTGCAGGCCGCGGTCCCGGTAATTGAGGAAGAGAAGCCTAAATCCCAGCATCCTCCGTTAGATTAA
- the helD gene encoding RNA polymerase recycling motor HelD: MSINDQDWQEEQTRVSDVTQLIGKRIKRLEQEVGSVRGDVVEMRKDFWDEVTMNFSESDDVGETSTSLRQQSEILSDRERSHLHAYAALGKMKRLFQSPYFGRIDFAEEGEQPEAIYLGIASLLDEKDEQFLVYDWRAPISNLYYDSTPGPASYQTPSGQIEGTIELKRQYVIRDGEIKLMFDTGVTIGDELLQQVLSRSSDAQMKSIVATIQKEQNRIIRNDRSRMLIVQGAAGSGKTSAALQRVAYLLYKYREHLKAEQVILFSPNPMFNSYVSTVLPELGEENMRQTTFQEYLEHRIGREFQLEDPFEQLEYVLSRYDEEGYKARIEGIRYKSSHQYYKAINNYRDKLEQGLMRFRPLRFQGQEIVSAASIQERFYAYDRSVRLANRCELLKEWLLKELAAFAKSELDKPWVEEQIQLLDSEEYQRAFQRMRRKNRRKSESYNDYEDEKTILAKMVVSSKLKPLRRWVKALRFVDNKQLYAQLFEQPKLMQELNEGELPEHWSEISAFTLNKLKKTELAYEDATPMLYLKELILGFHSNTSIRHVFIDEAQDYSPFQLFFLKRLFPRARMTALGDLNQAIYAHASALQQSSVLTDLYGEEESEQIILTRSYRSTREIVEFTKGMIPGGEQIQAFNRAGELPKVQRVKDHNQLHQALAEDIEMLRAEGYETIAVICKTAAESLAAYQVLEEVPSVKLIKKTTLNFERGIHVIPAYLAKGVEFDAVLIYDGSEASYARETERKLFYTACTRAMHLLHIYSVGEISPFIAQVNPDTFVSLT, translated from the coding sequence TTGAGTATAAATGATCAGGACTGGCAGGAGGAACAGACACGGGTAAGTGATGTAACTCAGCTCATTGGCAAGCGAATCAAGCGTTTGGAGCAGGAAGTGGGCAGCGTTCGTGGAGACGTTGTGGAGATGAGAAAAGACTTCTGGGATGAGGTGACAATGAATTTCAGCGAGTCTGATGATGTCGGAGAGACGTCTACAAGTCTTCGCCAGCAGTCTGAGATCCTGTCCGACCGGGAGCGGAGTCACCTGCATGCCTATGCCGCCCTTGGCAAAATGAAACGCCTGTTCCAATCTCCTTACTTCGGAAGAATTGATTTTGCTGAAGAGGGGGAACAGCCGGAAGCTATCTACCTCGGCATTGCATCTCTCCTTGATGAGAAGGATGAACAGTTTCTGGTCTACGACTGGCGTGCCCCAATCTCGAATTTGTATTACGACAGCACCCCGGGTCCCGCATCCTATCAGACTCCATCAGGCCAGATCGAGGGGACGATTGAGCTCAAGAGGCAGTATGTCATTCGTGACGGTGAGATCAAGCTTATGTTCGATACAGGCGTAACCATAGGGGATGAGCTGCTGCAGCAGGTGCTCAGCCGTTCCTCTGATGCGCAGATGAAGAGCATCGTAGCAACGATACAGAAGGAGCAGAACCGGATTATCCGCAATGACCGGAGCCGGATGCTGATTGTCCAGGGTGCGGCCGGGAGCGGCAAGACCTCAGCGGCTCTTCAACGCGTGGCATATTTGCTCTACAAATACAGGGAGCATTTGAAGGCAGAGCAGGTCATCCTGTTCTCCCCGAACCCCATGTTCAATAGTTATGTCTCGACCGTTCTCCCTGAGCTTGGCGAAGAGAATATGCGCCAGACTACATTTCAGGAGTATCTTGAACACCGGATCGGCAGGGAGTTTCAGCTTGAGGATCCTTTTGAACAGCTGGAATACGTGCTCTCCAGGTATGATGAAGAGGGTTATAAGGCTCGGATAGAAGGTATCCGTTACAAATCCTCCCATCAGTATTACAAGGCCATTAATAACTATAGAGACAAGCTTGAACAGGGTCTGATGCGTTTCAGGCCTTTGCGCTTCCAGGGGCAAGAGATTGTAAGTGCAGCCTCTATTCAGGAACGCTTTTACGCTTATGACCGTTCCGTTAGACTGGCCAACCGGTGTGAATTGTTGAAGGAATGGCTGCTCAAAGAGCTGGCGGCCTTCGCCAAGAGTGAACTTGACAAACCTTGGGTTGAAGAACAAATTCAGCTGCTGGATAGCGAAGAATATCAGAGGGCTTTCCAGCGGATGCGCCGTAAAAATCGCCGGAAGAGTGAGTCCTACAATGATTATGAGGACGAGAAGACGATTTTGGCCAAAATGGTGGTCAGCAGCAAGCTCAAGCCGCTTCGCAGATGGGTGAAGGCTCTGCGGTTCGTTGATAACAAGCAGCTGTATGCCCAGCTGTTTGAACAGCCGAAGCTGATGCAGGAGCTGAATGAGGGAGAGCTTCCGGAACACTGGTCCGAGATCAGCGCCTTCACTCTGAACAAGCTTAAGAAGACTGAACTCGCTTACGAGGACGCAACCCCGATGCTGTATCTTAAGGAGCTTATACTCGGGTTCCATTCCAATACATCTATCCGCCATGTCTTTATTGACGAAGCTCAGGATTATTCACCATTTCAGTTGTTCTTCCTCAAAAGGCTCTTCCCTAGAGCCCGGATGACCGCACTTGGTGACCTTAACCAGGCCATTTATGCCCATGCTTCGGCACTTCAGCAGTCTTCGGTGCTGACCGATCTCTATGGGGAAGAGGAGAGCGAACAGATTATTTTGACACGGAGCTACAGATCGACGAGAGAAATTGTTGAATTCACCAAGGGAATGATCCCTGGAGGAGAGCAGATTCAGGCATTTAACCGGGCCGGGGAGCTGCCTAAGGTTCAACGTGTGAAGGATCATAATCAACTTCATCAGGCTTTAGCGGAGGATATAGAGATGCTGCGGGCTGAGGGATATGAGACGATTGCCGTCATCTGCAAGACAGCCGCAGAGAGCCTGGCCGCCTATCAAGTGCTTGAAGAGGTGCCTTCGGTAAAACTGATCAAGAAGACAACCCTGAATTTTGAGCGGGGCATTCATGTAATCCCGGCATATCTGGCTAAAGGTGTGGAATTTGATGCCGTGCTTATATATGACGGGTCGGAAGCTTCCTATGCCCGTGAGACAGAGCGGAAGCTCTTCTACACGGCATGCACCCGGGCTATGCATCTGCTCCATATCTATTCGGTTGGCGAAATTAGCCCCTTTATTGCACAAGTTAATCCGGACACCTTCGTGAGCCTGACTTGA
- a CDS encoding LytTR family DNA-binding domain-containing protein, whose protein sequence is MLQINSAAPSRNVYEEFNPKLDAYYFKVGDYGLISFHGRNYTIKKRMSSEEKATLLSDSSFFRLTSNFYVNLDKITHIENQAIYFKDKISGDKCIPVSRRTQELVRRMVIKLNHIAI, encoded by the coding sequence ATGTTGCAAATAAACAGTGCAGCACCGTCACGAAATGTGTATGAGGAATTCAATCCCAAGCTGGACGCGTACTATTTCAAAGTAGGAGATTATGGTCTGATCAGCTTCCACGGAAGGAACTATACCATAAAGAAGAGAATGTCTTCCGAGGAGAAAGCCACGCTCTTATCCGACTCTTCCTTCTTTCGTCTGACCTCTAACTTCTATGTCAACCTGGACAAAATCACGCATATTGAGAACCAGGCAATCTACTTCAAAGATAAAATTTCGGGTGACAAGTGCATTCCCGTATCACGCAGAACTCAGGAACTAGTACGGCGCATGGTCATCAAGCTGAACCATATCGCCATCTAA
- a CDS encoding lactonase family protein, which yields MLFIGSYAEAEGPGVYVYELQTDTGELRQLDQVSGLKNPTFLNVDEQNQRLYALTEAAVNGGKGGAAASYQIDISTGKLRELSREVNLESTTCHINRDADNKYLVVSSYHGGTVGLVALNGDGTIGELVDTKQHTGHGADPERQDKPHVHSAFFSPDGRFLFVSDLGIDIVRAYTINEANRTLEFHADTHLPPGSGPRHLAFHPSAKYVYVINEVNSTIAAFSYNQEEGRLTALEVVPTLPEDFQGENTTAEITVSQDGRYLYGSNRGHDSIVVYSINQDSGTLTYVEHVSTEGGHPRHFALTPDGSLLIAANRDSNNLAVFRVNKETGQLTFTGQTAKVSKPVCVKPVQFS from the coding sequence ATGCTGTTCATAGGATCCTACGCCGAAGCGGAAGGTCCTGGTGTCTATGTATACGAGCTGCAGACAGACACAGGGGAACTTAGACAGCTGGACCAGGTGTCCGGCCTGAAGAATCCAACTTTCCTGAATGTGGATGAACAGAATCAGAGACTCTATGCCCTTACGGAAGCTGCTGTAAATGGGGGCAAGGGGGGCGCTGCTGCTTCCTACCAAATTGATATCTCTACCGGCAAGCTTCGTGAACTAAGCCGGGAAGTCAATCTGGAGAGCACAACCTGTCATATTAACCGGGACGCAGACAACAAATACCTGGTTGTATCCAGCTATCATGGAGGAACTGTCGGGCTTGTTGCACTGAACGGGGACGGAACGATTGGAGAACTTGTGGATACGAAGCAGCATACGGGACATGGAGCAGACCCGGAACGGCAGGACAAGCCGCACGTGCACTCAGCCTTCTTTAGTCCGGATGGCCGCTTCCTGTTCGTGTCCGATCTCGGAATTGATATTGTCCGCGCGTACACAATTAACGAGGCAAATCGTACACTTGAGTTTCATGCAGATACCCATTTGCCACCAGGGTCAGGTCCTCGTCATCTGGCTTTCCATCCGAGCGCCAAGTATGTCTATGTGATCAATGAAGTGAACTCTACGATTGCAGCGTTCAGCTATAATCAGGAAGAGGGCAGGCTCACTGCGCTGGAAGTCGTCCCTACACTTCCAGAAGATTTCCAGGGCGAGAATACGACGGCTGAAATCACTGTATCCCAGGATGGAAGATACCTGTACGGGTCCAACCGGGGACATGACAGCATTGTTGTCTATTCGATTAATCAGGACAGCGGCACGCTTACCTATGTGGAACATGTATCTACTGAAGGCGGCCATCCAAGACACTTTGCCCTGACCCCAGACGGGAGTCTGTTAATTGCAGCTAACCGGGATTCCAATAACCTGGCTGTGTTCCGTGTGAATAAGGAGACAGGGCAGCTGACCTTCACCGGTCAGACAGCTAAGGTATCCAAGCCGGTCTGCGTGAAGCCGGTCCAGTTCAGTTAA
- a CDS encoding aromatic acid exporter family protein produces the protein MTFGARMLKTGIAVTLALYLSVWLNFSSPVIAAVAAIFAMQPSIYRSWRYLVDQLQTNTLGAILALLAGSVFSKEPIAVGLVCILVIMICLKLNMGDTIGITLVTVVAVMEASGQWEFALNRFVLSLIGIISAFVINMAVFPPKPRVQFVSQISQTFNKLSLLLRTVISDEIKETVFRKEKRELEDSINSLTDKFKLMEEDLKKLKTPKFSDSRKLVVYKQMLHTLRKGYEVLDAVEQHYFQAVRPESINKEFDAHLERLIRFHEHILLKFDDKLKPNFLEAELLEQDNDEFLRRMLDHYAEKRVGVLRLSIVSAEMYDYGHQLERLNRLSDHTANKPDEH, from the coding sequence TTGACGTTTGGAGCAAGGATGCTAAAGACCGGCATTGCGGTAACTTTGGCTTTATATTTAAGCGTATGGCTGAATTTCTCATCACCTGTTATTGCCGCGGTGGCAGCTATTTTTGCCATGCAGCCTTCGATATACAGGTCGTGGAGGTATTTGGTTGATCAGCTGCAGACCAACACCCTGGGAGCGATTCTGGCGCTTCTTGCCGGGAGTGTATTCTCCAAGGAACCCATTGCGGTAGGCCTGGTATGTATTCTCGTTATTATGATCTGTCTTAAGCTCAACATGGGAGATACTATTGGAATCACCCTGGTTACTGTAGTCGCCGTAATGGAGGCATCGGGACAGTGGGAGTTCGCGCTTAACCGGTTCGTGCTCAGTCTTATAGGCATCATATCTGCCTTTGTAATTAATATGGCCGTCTTCCCGCCCAAGCCCCGGGTTCAATTCGTGAGCCAGATTAGTCAGACCTTCAACAAGCTGTCTCTGCTGCTTCGGACCGTGATCTCTGATGAGATTAAGGAGACGGTATTCCGTAAGGAAAAGCGGGAGCTGGAAGACTCGATTAATTCTTTAACGGATAAATTCAAGCTGATGGAAGAAGACTTGAAGAAGCTGAAGACACCCAAATTCAGTGACAGCCGCAAGCTGGTTGTCTATAAGCAAATGCTGCATACCCTTCGTAAAGGTTATGAGGTTCTGGACGCGGTGGAACAGCATTACTTCCAGGCTGTGCGGCCTGAGTCCATCAATAAGGAATTCGATGCCCATCTGGAGAGGTTAATCCGGTTCCATGAGCATATTCTGCTAAAATTCGATGATAAGCTCAAGCCGAATTTTCTGGAGGCGGAGCTGCTCGAGCAGGACAATGACGAATTCCTTAGACGAATGCTGGATCACTATGCGGAGAAAAGAGTAGGGGTGCTTAGGCTGTCCATAGTCTCGGCAGAGATGTACGATTACGGTCACCAGCTCGAACGGCTTAACCGTCTGTCGGATCACACTGCAAATAAGCCAGATGAGCATTGA
- a CDS encoding Gfo/Idh/MocA family oxidoreductase, which yields MDEQLRWGIMGCAGIARDCIMPAIMNSTNGTIEAVASRGVEKSRALADQFGVQKAYGSYEELLQDSSVDAVYIPLPNHLHKEWTIKASQAGKHVLCEKPFSLDAWEAELMIKACSDAGVLLAEAMMYRHHPVLRRAQQLVAGGGIGELRLIRASFTYNNPDQADNIRFRSAWGGGAIYDVGGYPLSAARFFTGMEPEAVTVNSFFSGGHDGVDMMSSGLVEFAGGLAMTFDCGMWAEERRCLEIVGSEGRIEIPHAFSGKEQSGYYLFSRGELQEYRETEINAYVRQIEDFGKAAFGHMPQLFLPEDALRNMKLLDACRLSAAERRRVELR from the coding sequence ATGGATGAGCAGCTTCGTTGGGGAATTATGGGCTGCGCGGGGATTGCCCGTGACTGCATCATGCCCGCTATAATGAATTCCACTAATGGGACAATCGAAGCGGTGGCTAGCCGCGGAGTCGAGAAGAGCCGTGCTCTGGCAGATCAATTCGGGGTGCAGAAGGCTTATGGCAGCTATGAGGAGCTACTGCAAGACAGCTCTGTGGATGCGGTGTACATCCCGCTGCCCAATCACCTCCATAAGGAATGGACCATTAAGGCGTCCCAGGCGGGCAAGCATGTGCTGTGTGAGAAGCCGTTCTCGCTGGATGCATGGGAAGCGGAGCTAATGATCAAAGCATGCTCGGATGCGGGCGTGCTGCTTGCAGAGGCGATGATGTACAGACATCATCCTGTTCTAAGACGCGCCCAGCAGCTGGTAGCCGGTGGCGGTATCGGAGAGCTGCGTCTGATCAGAGCCTCCTTCACTTATAACAATCCGGATCAGGCAGATAATATCCGCTTCAGATCGGCTTGGGGCGGAGGCGCCATCTATGATGTTGGCGGTTACCCACTCAGCGCGGCAAGATTCTTCACGGGCATGGAGCCTGAAGCGGTAACTGTGAATTCCTTCTTCTCCGGCGGGCATGACGGGGTGGACATGATGTCCTCGGGGCTTGTGGAATTTGCGGGCGGGTTGGCTATGACTTTCGACTGCGGCATGTGGGCCGAAGAGCGGCGCTGTCTTGAAATTGTCGGGTCCGAGGGCAGGATCGAGATCCCTCATGCCTTCTCCGGTAAGGAGCAATCGGGGTATTATCTGTTCTCCAGAGGGGAACTGCAGGAATACAGAGAGACTGAGATTAATGCATATGTACGTCAGATCGAAGATTTCGGAAAGGCGGCCTTCGGCCATATGCCGCAGCTATTCCTCCCGGAGGACGCTCTCCGCAACATGAAGCTGCTGGATGCCTGCCGGCTCTCGGCGGCAGAACGCAGAAGAGTGGAGCTCAGATAG